The Leptospira noumeaensis genome segment TGAGATTCGATCGGCAGTGACAAAACTGTTTGCTTCTCCAAAACCGATTTCTGCAAGCAAACAAACCCAAGCCATCCAAATCCAAACAAGTTTTCGTAACGTATACCGAGAAGCCCAACAATTTGTAGTTTCTATCCGCACGAAAAAAACAGAGATGATTTTTCATCCCTACGCGTTCGGTGAAAGTAGGGAAGACCGGATTTCCTCAATTGGTAGTGGATTTATCATTGATGAAAGAGGTTTTGTTGTCACGAACTACCATGTCATTAAAAATGCAGAAATCATAGAGATCATCATGTCTGATGGTCGAATTTTCCCGGCGCGTTATGTGGGAAGCCATGAACGTGCTGATATTGCCCTTCTTAAAATTCCAAGTAACGACCGTTTTACTCCCGCATTCCTTGGAAATTCCGATGAAATCGAGGTTGGCGACTGGGCCATTGCTGTTGGGTCTCCTTATGGTTTGGAAAAAACATTTACTGTCGGTGTTGTTTCAGCCAAATCCCGCGAAGATTTGGATGAAACCGGACAAACACATATCCAAACCGATACAGCCATCAATCCAGGTTCAAGTGGTGGTCCTCTCCTCAATATTTACGGGGAAGTGGTGGGGATCAATCGGATGATTCGTTCTTCTTCTGGTGCGAGTGCCGGGATCGGATTTGCCATTCCCATCAGTTATGCCAAACGCGTACTCCGCCAAATCGAACAAAACGTGGGCCAGAACATCCGCCCAGCCACTCTTGGGGTGATGGCGACAGCTCCACTTCCCGACCATAGGCGTTCTTTGGGGATTCCTGGGGAAACCATCGGAGTTTTGGTCTATGACATCGAACCCAATTCCTCGGCGGAAAAAGGGGGACTTCGTCGGTATGACTTTATTGAGGGGGCAAACGGCCTCCAGATTCGCCATATCAATGATTTACGGGAACAAGTGGGACTTGTTGGTCTCGGAGGCGTCTTACGGTTGAAGATATTACGGGATACCCAAGAGATGGAATTATCGATCCCTTTGGTCGAAGCCGCCTATAAAAAAGGCCAGTAAATTTTATGAGAAGAAATATAGTCCACTCGGGTGCTGACGCACTCATTTATGAAATCCGCCAGATAGTGGCCCTAGCCAAACAAATTGAGGTGATGGGGGTTAACATTACCTGGGAAAATATTGGAGATCCCATCCAAAAAGGGGAATCCATTCCTGATTGGATGAAAGACATCGTCAGTGGACTTGTCGCCCAAAACAAATCTTGGGCCTATACTGCAACGCAAGGGGATGAGGAGACTCGTAAATTTTTGGCTTCCAAAGTCAATGAAAGGGGCGGGGCACAAATCACATCTGAGGACATTCTGTTTTTTAATGGCCTCGGTGATGCCGTGGCAAAAATTTTTGGATTTATGAGAAGGGAAGCAAGGATCCTTGGACCATCTCCCGCCTATTCTACGTTATCTTCTGCTGAAGCGGCACATTCTGGATATGAACATCTAACTTACGAATTAAATCCAGACAACGACTGGATGCCCGACTTAGAAGACATCGAAAACAAAGTAAAGTATAACGATTCTATCGCAGGGATTCTTCTAATCAATCCTGACAATCCAACGGGAGCTGTTTATCCCAAAGAAGTCATGCGAGAGATCGTTAAAATTTGTGAGAAGTATGACATCATTTTAATTTGTGATGAAACTTATGCCCATGTCAATTATTCAGAATGGGGAAGTATCCATTTATCTGAAGTCATTGGAGATAAAGTTTGTGGATTTGCACTTAGATCGATTTCGAAAGAATACCCTTGGCCTGGAGCTCGTTGTGGTTGGCTTGAAGTGTTCAATCGTAAAAACGATCCAACTTTTGAAAGATACATTAAGTCATTGTTAGATGCAAAAATGTTGGAAGTTTGTTCTACAACTCTTCCACAACTTTCGATCCCACTGGTTTATTCCCATCCAGAATTTTTAAAACACTTAAAGTTTAGAAATCAGAAATTCAAAAAAAGAGCAGAAAAAGCTACTTCTATCCTGACTGGAATCCCTGGAGTGAAAGTCATCCAACCAAAGGGAGCTTTTTATTTAACAGTTCTTTTTGAGGATGGGGCTTTAAAACCACATATGACCCTTCCTATAGCAAATACTAAGGTTGGTGATTTTGTAGCACCGCTAATGGATAAAGCGGCACTTGATCGAAGATTCGTATTACACTTATTAGCTTCTGCAGGTATCTGCGTGGTTCCTCTTAGTTCCTTTTGTTGTAATCGAAATGGCTTTCGTGTCACTTTACTTGAGGAAGATGAAACAAAGTTTGAATGGATTTATACAACACTTGCGGAAAACATCAGGAAGTATCTAGCCTCTTAAATGAACTCTCACGGTAGATATAAAATTGGAATTTTTGATTCAGGTCTCGGAGGACTTTCGGTACTCCGCACTTTGTGGAAAGAAACATCCAATATTGATTATATCTATTTTGGTGATTTGATTAATTCCCCCTACGGTCAAAAATCTAAAGCAGAAGTATTGGAACTTTCGAAAAATGCCTTTGAGTATTTGATTGAAAAGGATTGTGAAGCAGTGTTGTTTGCATGTAACACTGCCACTTCGGCAGCGGCAGATTTCCTTCGGACAAAACATTCCATTCCTATTTTTGGAATGGAACCTGCTTTAAAACCTGCTGTGAGTCAAAACCCTGGTGTTAAAATTGCTGTATTTGCAACCGACTTAACTTTAAAAGAAGACAAATTTAAAACTTTGGTTTCAGGATTTCCCTTAGGAACAGAAATACTTCCCGTCCCTTGCGAAGGGTTAGCTAAACTAATCGATAAAGACCTTTGGGAAGATGCATGGAATCTCTTTGATTCTAAAATTAAATCAGTCGTTAAAGATTGTGATATTTTTGTGTTAGGTTGTACTCATTATATCTTTTTAAAAGAACGTATTTTATACAATTACCCAAAAGTAAAAGTATATGATGGAAATTTGGGGACCACTCTTCATATGAAAAAAGTTCTAAATTTACCAGATTTCCAAGAGAATAAAAACCAATTAGATATCCTTCTGAATACTTCGGATTCTGATTATGTACATCTTGCGGGAAGGATTGCAAAAACAATCACTCCAAATCATACTCTTTCCCTTATCAATACTACTACAGGAAAACTTCATGTCTGATCCAAACAAAGTTACATACAAAGACGCAGGTGTTGATACCGAAAAAGGACAGGAGTTTGTAAAAAGAATCAAAACAAATGTGGCCTCAACTCATAATAAAAATGTTTTGGGTGGTCTCGGTGGTTTTGCTGCCTGTTACGATGTTAGTTTTTTGAAATCATATAATGAACCCATCCTTTTGTCCGGGACTGATGGTGTGGGAACCAAACTTCAAGTAGCTCGATTGTTAGATGTTCATGATACTGTTGGGATTGATCTCGTAGCGATGTGTGTGAATGACATTCTTGTGAATGGAGGAAAACCTTTATTTTTTCAAGATTACATTGCCTGTGGTAAACTTTATTTACCAAGAATGGAAGCCATTGTTTCGGGAATTGTAAAAGGATGTCTTTTGGCTGATTGTTCTCTTGTGGGTGGTGAAACGGCGGAACACCCAGGTGTGATGCCTGACGACGAATACGATTTGGCTGGTTTTGTAGTTGGTGTAGTTGAAAAACAGAAGATGATAGATGGAAAATCCATTAAACCTGGTGATACAATCATTGGGCTTGGTTCTTCTGGCCCACATAGCAATGGTTTTTCGCTAATTCGCAAACTTTTATTAAAAGACGGTAAATTGCCTTCTTCCACTTCTGAATTAGAATTTTTGAATGATCATGTTTTTAAACCCACAAAAATTTATGTAAAAACGATTCTGTCTTTAATCGAAAAGTTTTCAATCAAAGGGATGGTACATATTACTGGTGGTGGTTTTTACGAAAACATTCCCAGGGTATTGCCTACAGGGATTGGTGCTGAAATCAATTTCATTCCAGAAAGTTATGTTTTTTCCAAATTAGAAAAAGACTATAGTTTGGATCGTCATGATATGTATGGAACTTTTAATATGGGGATCGGTTATATTTTGGTAGTTGATACAAACATTGTGGACTCAGTCATTACCGAATTACAAAATTTAGGTGAGTCGGCTTATGTGATCGGTAAAACCGACGATACAGGTAAAATTTCGATTAAATAGTCACTGGAAAACTAACCTTAAAGATAGTCCTTCCTTGGGTTGATTCAAAATCAATATTGGCATTGTGCCTGTTTGCAATTTCTTTCACAAGATACAACCCAAGTCCCAGTCCATCTCCCGTCGTTTTAGTTGAGAAAAATGGCATGAATATTTTTGAATGGTTTTCTTGTGGAATCCCTATCCCTGAGTCTTCAATTTCTACATAAATTACGTCTGATCGTTTAAAACTTCGAATTTGTAATGTACCTTTGACTGCTACTGCTTGGATGGAGTTCCAAATGATTTGGCTCCAGAGTTGAACTAAATCTCCCTGGATGCACCTAACATTGCCATTATACTCTAGGTTGAGTATTAGGTTGATATCGCGTAAAAAATGTTCCTTATATAAGGAGATTGCGGAATGGATGGTATCTGTTAATGAATAATCGCTGAGTTCAAGATTTGATTGAAGTCCTGCAAAGTTTTTTAAGGTATAAGTAATTTTAGAAAGTCTTTTTACGGAATATAAAATATGTTCTGAAGATTGTTTTACAAGTAACAGTCTTCGTAAAATTTGAAAATCTTCTTGGTTACGAATGACGGTTTTAATTTTTGTTATGACTGCGTTGGAAAGATTTCGGATTCCAGAATCAACAAATAGTTCTGCCAGTTCTTCTTCTAAATGCACAGAATGAAGTTTAAAATTTTCAACCATTGATTTACGTGCCTGACGATTCGATAAACCTGTTAAAATTCGGAGCCCCCCGGGGTCGGTATCTAGGATAAATTGAATGAGTTCATTGATACGAATGCTGGAATCGTGAATTTTTTCTTCTTCCCATTCCGATATCAATGTTTCCACAGATGATTTGATCATTCCAATCGGATTGTTGATTTCATGTGCGAGTCCAGAGACTAGTTGGCCAAGAGAAACCATCTTTTCATTTTGAATTAACTTTTGTTGTGCCTCCCTTAAAGCAAATAGGGCAGAATTGAGTTCAAAGTTACTGGCTTGGAGTTCTTGGGTTCTTGCCTTAACTTTTTCTTCCAAAGATTTGTTAAGTTCTTTTAGTTCAATTTCTGCTGACCGTTTTGAAGTTTGGTCAATTCCAATCCAAATGATTTTTGATGGTTCATTGCGACTATCGCGAATGATCCCAAGTCTCCATTCTAAATACAAAATACGATTGGAAGTCGTTACACAGCGTAAGATCAAACTTTCTGCAATTTTCTGAAATTCATTTATATCGTCTAAAACTGCTTTTAAGTAATCACGATCTTCCGGGAGTAAAATCACATCTTGAATGTAATTCCCGACCGCTTCGTTTTTTCGAAGACCTAAAATTGTTTCTGTAGCTGAATTGATACTTTCGATAAGTCCTTTGGCATCGGTTAACAAAATTAAATTGGCAGCATTATCGAAAACAGTTGTGTTTAAGTTTTTCTCTTGGAGTAACGATATTTCCGTTTTTTTAGATTTTGTGATATCTAGTGCAACCACATCAATTCGTTTTTCAATCCCTAAAATATCAAAAGAAACATTTGCATAGTGTTCCGTCCAAATGAGAGAACCATTGGCATGGATCATTCTTAAGATGATAGGCGAGTTCCCTGCATAAAGTTCAGAAATTTTATGTTGGTCTTCAGGAATGACGATATCTTTAAAAAAGTTTGAATTATCATAAAAGTAATTTAGGCCATAACCGGTAATTTCTTCAATTTTTGGGCTGATGTAAGAAGTTCGAGGTTCCGGTAAAAATTCAATATTATAAATAATAGCAGGCAGTTGGTTGTACATGATGAGGAGTCGTACGTTTACATCTTTGATGGTTTTTTGTAATAACTCTAATTCTCCTAGCGATAAGTTTAACTTATTCGTTTGGATATTGAAGTTGAATAAAATACAACCTACTCCAAATAAAAACATAAATAAGGTATTAATGATATAGCCCAGTGGTCTATACCATTCTAAACTAAAAAGATAAGGGAAGGTGAGTCTTTGTGATGCGATGATAAGGCAAACTGTTAGAAAGAAGATTCGAAAAACTTTAGGGTATGTGTCCAGGCTAAAAACAATGATCCCAAATAGAGTCAGCGCAATTGCGTTGAAAATAGAAGAAGGTAAAGCTTTCCAAAAAAAACTTAGATCTGTTAACAAAAACGAAACAAATAATACATAAATGAATACGGATAAAAAGTAAATTTGGGAAGGATGGAACCTTTTGCTTGCAATGGGAAAAACTGCTGCAATCAATAAGTAAGAACCAAAAATGGAACAACTTTCAGAAAAGAAAAAGAATATAATTTCGTTCCCGTCTCCAAAAATAAAAAGAGCAAAATTTCTGAAAACCAAGACTGCAAGAAAAATAGCTGTGTAACCAAGGCGAACTTCTGATCTAGATTGTTTTGAAAGAAAATAAATAATAATCGCCATCGAAGTATTAAAGACTACCGAGATGACCGTGACGGCGAAAATTACATTTACTTCAAAAGGAAACATCGTTTTCGAATAACTCCGCTACCTGTTTTATCAACTGCTCATTGTTAAATGGTTTTACCATCCAAGCATCTGCTCCATTAAACAATGCATTAGAAATAATATCTGGTTTATTTTCGCCAGACAAAACAATGATCTTGAAATCTTTATTTTTGATGATTTTTTTTGACTCTTTGATTAAGTTCACACCACTAAGTCCGGGCATATTAAAATCAAAAATTCCCAACCGAATGGACGGATCAGAATTTAGAATTTCAATTGCTTTTTCACCTGTGTTACATGCTTGTACGGAATGTCCTTGGCTACTGAGAGCTAAACGGACAATGTTTAGAACCGTTGGAGAGTCGTCCACTACGAGGATAGATGCCATATTTTCGCTAAAGTTAAGTTAGTTGAGAAATTAATTTGACTAAGGATTCGTTTGCAAACGGTTTTACAAGCCAACCAACGGCACCGGCTGCTTTACCTTTGTTTTTCATCTCATCACTAGACTCTGTTGTTAACATAACAATTTTCATAGATTTACCATTTTCTGTTTTTAGAGTTTTTTCCGTTAATTCAATTCCGGTCATTCCAGGCATGTTCACATCAAAAATTCCTATATCGAATCCACTAACTTCAATTTTTTGAAGTGCTTCCATTCCGTTCGATGCCGATGTAACCTCGTGACCTTCTGTTGTTAACACCAAGTTCAAAATTTTTAATACCGCTGGTGCATCATCTACTGTGAGTATTCTAGCCATTTTATTTCTCCTCTTCTATCAATGGGAATCGAATTGTTAAACATATATCTTTTGTGTTTTCATTTCTAAAATTGTTTTCAATATTATAGATTTGAACGTTAGCTTGGTGTTGGTCCATAATTTTTTTTACTAATGGTAATCCTAACCCGAATCGGAATTGTTCGAATTTGGCATAACTATCATCAACAACGGATGAAATTCTAAAAAATGGTTCAAATACGAAGGACTCATACTTTTCCGGGATCCCATTGGTTCCATCATTGTTTTGATAAGCAGGGTTAATCACCTTAAGTTCGAGAAAATTTTCTTTATGAAAGAAAATTAAATAAATTATATCCTTTTCTCTTGAGTATTTGATCGCATTTAAGAAAATTTCTCGGACTACATAGGAAAGTTTAGCTTCATCAAAATGAATTTTTTTTCCGGTGACTGAGGCTGGAATTTGGCTTAAATTTATTTTTTGGGATTTGATATTTAATGCTTCGTTTAATGTTTCTGTTTCAGTTTGGATGATCGAAAGTAGTTTTGTAGGTGAATCCAAATTTTTCACAACCATTTCATCATCAATCACTGATTGTGAAATCGACATACTATCAAACATACTTTTCGCAGCTTCGTAATTTTCAGAAAGTAGATCCATTACTGGTTTCGGAATGGAATAGTTTTTTCCCTCTAAGTCCAGTTTACTTTTCGAAATTAAAATACTGACAACACTCATCAAAGTTCCGATCCCACTGCCTTGAAATAAATTAATATTCATTTGGTGGATGATGTCTGCGGCTATGTTTTCGTTTTCTTTGTGTGAGAGTGACTTTTTCCAATCAAAAATTTCTACCATCCTTTTATACAGATGGTTTTCGGCTTCATTGATCAATTGCGACTTTTGTTTTGTTAATAAATATTGAAAAGATCTATCTAGGGTAAATTGTAAATGGCTAAGATCAATAGGAGTTTGAATGAAATCATAAACTTTATGTTGTTTCAGAAGAGTCGCAGTGATATCCCATTTTGTGCTATCGGTGATAAGGATGATGAGTGTCTGCGGGTAGTTTTCTAGTAGTTCCGTTAGTTGCTTTTGGGCTTCACCATTTTCAACATCGGTGATATGGAAAATGAAAAAATGAAACTTTCCTCCTTCGAGTGTTTTGGTAACATCATCTAATGATTTAACTCTTTCAAAGGTATAACCAATTTCTTTTAAAGTATTTGCTAGCGAATCTGTATGTTGAGATTCTAGAAGTAAACTATGCGGAATCATAAGGATCCTACTTCCTTGATTTTATCTACGATTTCGTCGAGTGGGACTTGGTAGGTAACGGCTCCTAATTCATAAGCCACTTTTGGCATCCCATAAACTACACAAGTTTCTCTGTTTTGTCCGATGGTAAGGCAACCTTGTTCTTTTAGTTGTAATAAACCTTTGGCCCCGTCATTTCCCATTCCAGTTAATATAATTCCAATACTACTTCCTGCGATTTCCTTTTCGGCAGCGGATTCAAATAATACATCAACGGAAGGTCTGTGTCCATTTTTTTTATCTGTTTGGGTGATTCGAGTATAATATTCAGAACCTATTTTTTGAATTCCTAAATGGTAATTTCCTGGTGCAATGTAAACATGTCCTGGTTGTAAAATTTCCTTATCTTTAGCTTCTTTCACTTGGACTTTTAGTTCTGCATTTAATCTTTGAGCAAATAGAGCTGTGAAGTTTTCAGGCATATGTTGGGCAATGAGTATTGGAGGGAATGTCTCGTCGACATCATCAAGTAACTTCCGTAATGCTGTTGTTCCCCCGGTTGAAGATCCAATCAAAATGAACTTTCGTTTGAAATTAGTTTTTCGTTTTTCTTTGTTTGGGAACGAAAGTTGAGTTTTTAGACTACCGTTAATGTTTGATTTGTTGAAGTTTAAACTTTCCTTCAGTTTCGAAAGTAAATCTTCTTTGGCTTCGGTTAAACTTTCCGGGGTTCCAATTGGTTTTGTGACGTAATCAAAAGCTCCTGCTTCTAGTGCTTCCAGTGTAATGGATGCTCCTTCTGTTGTGGAAGAGCTAAACATAATGACAGGCATTGGATGTTGCGGAAGAAGTTTTTTCAAAAAAACAATTCCATCCATGCCGGGCATATGAACATCTAAGGTCATTACTTCTGGTTGTTTTTCTACTATTAAGTCCCTGGCTTCAAATGGATTGGCAGCTTCTCCAATGACTTCCCAATTTGGATCAGATTCGATCCAACGTTTGATCATACTTCTAACGGATCTTTGGTCGTCGACAACTATGACAGTGTGTTTATTCATATAGTAACCGAAGTTAAGTGATTGTTGATTAACTTTCTTACATCTAGAATTAGGCCTGCATGTCCATTCCCTAAAATGGTACAACCGGCAAGTCCGTTTATATTTTTGAATATGGGTGATATTGGTTTTATGACGATGGATTGGCTTCCAAGAATTTCATCAAAAACAATACCCATTTGTTTTTCATGTGATTCGGTTACTATTACATACTTTTCTTTTAAAGTCCTTTGGTCGTTGAGATCGGAATCTTTGCCAAAAAGTAAATTTATGTCCACGATGGAAATTTGGTTGGTTCTATATTGAAAACTATGGTTGTTTTTATACAATTCGTTGATGGGTTCATTCGAAAGATATAAAGACTCTTTTACATCGACAGAAGGTAAAATAAAATATGTATCCGATTTGCGAACAACTAGTCCTTCTATGATGGCTAAGGTTAATGGAACTCTGATGAGAAATGTTGTCCCTTGACCATAAACAGAAAATACATCCACAAAACCTTTGAGTGTGGTTACATTTTTTCTGACTACATCGAGACCAACTCCTCTACCGGAAAGGTCTGTCACTTCTTTGGCTGTAGAGAAACCGGGATGAAATAAAAATTCCCAAACTTCTTGGTCTTGTAAAATTTCTGCCTCAGCAGGTGAAGTGAGTCCAAGTGACATGGCCTTGTTAAGGATTCGGTCTCGGCTCAGTCCTTTTCCATCATCCCTTACCTCAATCCAAACTTCCTTTCCTGATTGAGTCGCAGTGAGTTGGATGTTACCTTGTGTTTGTTTTCCTGCTTCTTTTCTTTCTTCTGGAGTTTCTAAACCATGGTCAATGGCATTACGAATGATATGAACCAGGGGATCGTACATTTCTTCGATAATGGATTTATCAATTTCTGTTTCTTCACCAGAGATGAGGAGTTCTACTTGTTTCCCTGTTTTTTTAGCAGTATCACGAACGAGTCTTTCCATTCTTGAAAAAACTCCTGCAATGGGAACCATTCGTAAACTCAAGGTAATGTCTTGTAGGTTGCGAATTAGTTTTTTTAATTGTAAGGCCGTTTTGTGAAAATTCTCTAACTTTAGTTTGGTGATATCGGGATGGTCTGTGACCATAGGTTCTGTGATGACAATTTCACCAACAATATCTAATAAAGAATCCAACTTTTCGGTATCGATGCGGATATCTTTTTTTACAATGGCCTTTTTGTCATTTTTGGAATTGTCTTCTTGTTTCGAAACAGTTTCTTTTTGAATGACGTCTTTTGGTTTATAGAAGAGACCAAACTCTTCATTTGGGGATTGGTTTTCTTCTGTTGAAAATAAACCAAATTCCTCCACAATCTTTGGTTTTGGATCATCTGTAAAAAGTCCAAATTCTTCCTTTGGAATTTCTGTTGTGGATTCGTTAGTAAATAGTCCAAACTCTTGTGAAGAAGGTTTGGTTATGGATTCCTCTTGCGCGTGAGTCAGAGAAATTCGAATGGATTCGTTTTTTTGATTTAATTTGTTAAGAAACTCCGTTTGTCTTTCTGAAAAAAAATCTCCTCCAGTTGGTGAAGTTTCTTCATGGGTTACAAGTTCATTTAAATAATCTAAAGCAGTAATTAAATATTCGAGTGTATCTGAGTCTTGTGCTTCTGGATTTTTTCGCAAATAATCCAAAAGGTTTTCTGCAGCATGTGCCATCTTAACAATAGCAGTGAGCCCAAAAAAACCAGAACTTCCTTTGACTGTATGGAAATGTCTAAATAGAGTATCAAGAAGCTCTCTATCTACTAAACTTCCATCTAACGTTGATTTTTCGAAACGGAGTAAATCCTTTTCAATATTTTCAAGTGTTTCCCTTGCTTCGAGTAGATATTCTAAAACATCGTCTCTTTCCATGGATTAATTTCCCGGAATGTCCTTAATCAAATGTGATTCTTCTTGTGTGAGTAACCTTTGTAAATTGATTAGAATTTTGACACTTTCTCCCACACGGCCAGTGGCATAGATAAATCTAGAGGATCTGGACTCACCAATTTTTGGGGCTAAATCTATATTTTCTACAGGGATTCTGACCACATCATTGACTTTATCAACAATGAGTCCGAGCGGTAACCCATCTAGTTCTATGAGTAAAACGCAAGTTCTATCGTGATAGGCTTTGAATGGAATATCAAAACGTAACCGAACATCCATAACAGGAATGATTTTCCCACGAATGTTGATGACTCCCCTTAAAAAAGGAGCGGTTCCTGGAATGGTTGTGATTGCTGGAAGGGCTAGAATTTCTGTTAGATGGCGGACTTCAAAAGCATAATCTCTATCTTCGAGACTAAAACAAAGATACAAATCTTTCATTGTATCTTCTTCTGCATTCAAATCCCATGACTTTAATGTCTGACTCATAATCTGGCCTTACAAAATAATTCTAGGTTTATCCACTCGGGCGAGGGCAGTGGATTTTGAACCTTCCTCTTTGAGTTTGAAACCCATAATGACTGATCGCATAATTTCGACTTGGCGTTTTAAAGTTTCGCTCGAGGCAGCTACTTCTTCGGCAGAGGCTGCCGTAGTAGAGGTAACGGTTGTTACCTGATCAATCCCTTGTGTGATTTGTAATACAGCTGACTTTTGCTCATGGATGGAAAGAGCTAAACCCTTTGTTAATTCACTTACGTTTTCTGCACTTTCTGAAATTTGTCCAAGAACCTCGGCAGTTTTTTCAGTAGCTTCATTTCCCAGTTTTACTTTTTTCATGGAAGATTCGATGAGAAGGGTGGTTTCATCAGCGGCATTGGCACTTTTTTGTGCTAAATTTCTGACTTCTTCTGCCACCACTGCAAATCCTTTTCCATGTTGGCCGGCCCTTGCAGCTTCTACAGCAGCATTGAGAGCGAGGATATTCGTTTGAAAGGCAATGTCGTTAATGACTTTGTTGATTTTTGAAATTTGGTCAAAGGAACTACTAATTTCTCCCATAGCAGAAACTAGATCTTTCATTTTTGAATTTCCTTCTATCGCTTGTTTGGCGGTTGATTCGGAGAATTCCGTCATCCTTTCTGCATTTTCAGCATTTGCCAAAAAGCTGTTACTGATTTCTGTAAGTGTGGCGGATATTTCTTCTACTGCACTTGCTTGTTCACTTGCTGCTTCAGATAAAGATGTACTGGCATCTGCTAATTGTTGTGCCCCTAAATCAACTTCTTGGGAGGTAAAATATAACTTTTCTACAACATCCGATAAGTTGATTAACATTCGTTTGAGACTGAGTCCTAACTGATCCCTTTCTGATTTGAGTGATACTTCCGCACTTAAATCAGAATTGGCAATGCGTTCTAAATGTTCGGCCCGTTCTTTGATAAAGGAAACAAGTTCCATAAATGCTTGGGAAAGTTGTTGGATTTCGTTGCCCTCTAGAGTGATTCCGTTGGCAGACCTTTTGTGTTTCGTATCTAAGTCGACATCCAAATCTCCAATGGAAACTGTTTGAGCCACTTCCACAATTTTTTTCATAGGGGCAGCAATCGAATCAGAAAAGAAGATAGCAATGACAAAAACAAGGACAAAGGCAAGGATCACAACGGAAGAAACAATCACAAGGGAACTTTCAAATTGTTCTTCGGACTTATGATATTCTTCTTTTGCCACTTTGAGTTGGACTCGAATCAAATCATCTAAGTGATGTGTGAGTGGTTCAAAGATGGGATACATATCCACTGTCACAAATTTTTCTAGTTCCACTTCATTTCTAGTTTCGAGTAAGATTTTTAATTGTTTGACACCGGCTTTGAGAGGAGGAAATTCTTTTTCCATCTGATCGATGATCGCTTTTTCTTCAGGAACTAAATAAGTTCCTAAATACACTTTCCAAATTTCATCAGCTTTGGTTTCGGATTCACGAATGGATTCCAATGCTTCTTCAACGGTAATTTTTTTTGCTCGCACCTTGTTTGCTGAATCCACGATGCCAATCAGGTATGCATCGGAAACTTCTTTGATCTGGCTGATTGGCACCACGCGGTCTTCAAATACGGTGTGAAGTGAAGCTAAAATTTGACGAGCCGAGTAAAAACTGGCACTAGCAACAACGATCATCAGTAAGATCGTTACCATAAACGCCAAAAGTAGTTTGATCCGAATTTTTAAATCATGAATCCATTTCATAGTTTTTCCTAGAGGTGGACGGAAATATACTTCGTGTTTTCTTTTAGTCAAGCCATTCCTAA includes the following:
- a CDS encoding hybrid sensor histidine kinase/response regulator, whose amino-acid sequence is MIPHSLLLESQHTDSLANTLKEIGYTFERVKSLDDVTKTLEGGKFHFFIFHITDVENGEAQKQLTELLENYPQTLIILITDSTKWDITATLLKQHKVYDFIQTPIDLSHLQFTLDRSFQYLLTKQKSQLINEAENHLYKRMVEIFDWKKSLSHKENENIAADIIHQMNINLFQGSGIGTLMSVVSILISKSKLDLEGKNYSIPKPVMDLLSENYEAAKSMFDSMSISQSVIDDEMVVKNLDSPTKLLSIIQTETETLNEALNIKSQKINLSQIPASVTGKKIHFDEAKLSYVVREIFLNAIKYSREKDIIYLIFFHKENFLELKVINPAYQNNDGTNGIPEKYESFVFEPFFRISSVVDDSYAKFEQFRFGLGLPLVKKIMDQHQANVQIYNIENNFRNENTKDICLTIRFPLIEEEK
- a CDS encoding protein-glutamate methylesterase/protein-glutamine glutaminase is translated as MNKHTVIVVDDQRSVRSMIKRWIESDPNWEVIGEAANPFEARDLIVEKQPEVMTLDVHMPGMDGIVFLKKLLPQHPMPVIMFSSSTTEGASITLEALEAGAFDYVTKPIGTPESLTEAKEDLLSKLKESLNFNKSNINGSLKTQLSFPNKEKRKTNFKRKFILIGSSTGGTTALRKLLDDVDETFPPILIAQHMPENFTALFAQRLNAELKVQVKEAKDKEILQPGHVYIAPGNYHLGIQKIGSEYYTRITQTDKKNGHRPSVDVLFESAAEKEIAGSSIGIILTGMGNDGAKGLLQLKEQGCLTIGQNRETCVVYGMPKVAYELGAVTYQVPLDEIVDKIKEVGSL
- a CDS encoding response regulator, producing MASILVVDDSPTVLNIVRLALSSQGHSVQACNTGEKAIEILNSDPSIRLGIFDFNMPGLSGVNLIKESKKIIKNKDFKIIVLSGENKPDIISNALFNGADAWMVKPFNNEQLIKQVAELFENDVSF
- a CDS encoding PAS domain-containing protein — encoded protein: MAIIIYFLSKQSRSEVRLGYTAIFLAVLVFRNFALFIFGDGNEIIFFFFSESCSIFGSYLLIAAVFPIASKRFHPSQIYFLSVFIYVLFVSFLLTDLSFFWKALPSSIFNAIALTLFGIIVFSLDTYPKVFRIFFLTVCLIIASQRLTFPYLFSLEWYRPLGYIINTLFMFLFGVGCILFNFNIQTNKLNLSLGELELLQKTIKDVNVRLLIMYNQLPAIIYNIEFLPEPRTSYISPKIEEITGYGLNYFYDNSNFFKDIVIPEDQHKISELYAGNSPIILRMIHANGSLIWTEHYANVSFDILGIEKRIDVVALDITKSKKTEISLLQEKNLNTTVFDNAANLILLTDAKGLIESINSATETILGLRKNEAVGNYIQDVILLPEDRDYLKAVLDDINEFQKIAESLILRCVTTSNRILYLEWRLGIIRDSRNEPSKIIWIGIDQTSKRSAEIELKELNKSLEEKVKARTQELQASNFELNSALFALREAQQKLIQNEKMVSLGQLVSGLAHEINNPIGMIKSSVETLISEWEEEKIHDSSIRINELIQFILDTDPGGLRILTGLSNRQARKSMVENFKLHSVHLEEELAELFVDSGIRNLSNAVITKIKTVIRNQEDFQILRRLLLVKQSSEHILYSVKRLSKITYTLKNFAGLQSNLELSDYSLTDTIHSAISLYKEHFLRDINLILNLEYNGNVRCIQGDLVQLWSQIIWNSIQAVAVKGTLQIRSFKRSDVIYVEIEDSGIGIPQENHSKIFMPFFSTKTTGDGLGLGLYLVKEIANRHNANIDFESTQGRTIFKVSFPVTI
- a CDS encoding response regulator, which codes for MARILTVDDAPAVLKILNLVLTTEGHEVTSASNGMEALQKIEVSGFDIGIFDVNMPGMTGIELTEKTLKTENGKSMKIVMLTTESSDEMKNKGKAAGAVGWLVKPFANESLVKLISQLT